The segment GGGGCCAGGAAGATGTGGCCCCGGCCCGGCTCCTCGCCCAGCGCCCAGGTGGGGTGGGCGTTGCCCTGGACGACCTGGAGACCGGTGCGGCGCCGGCCCTCGAAGGGAATGCCGAGGCGGTCCCTGACCACGCTGGCGGTGCCCTCGCAGCCGACGATCCACGGCGCGGCGGCCGACTCGACGGTGCCGTCCTCGTGCCGCAGGGTGAACTCCGCCCGGTCGTCGTGGATCTTGACGTCCGTCACCTCGGCGTTCCACTCGACGCGGGTGCCGAGCCGGGCCAGTTCCTCGCAGAGGAGCCGTTCGATGTCGTGCTGCTCGATGTTGAGCGGGCGGGCATGGGCCGACCGTGCCCAGCCGGTGGTGAGTTCGCCGAGGGCCCGGTCGCGGGCGTGGATCGTCACCACGTCCAGCTCCACACCGTTGCGCCGGAGGGTGTCGCCGACCCCCAGGGCGTCGAGGGCCTCCCGGGCCCGCGCCCAGAGCACCAGGGCCCGGGCCTCGTGCTTCGTCGCGGGCGCCTTGTCGACGATCCGGACCCGCAGCCCGAGCCGGCGCAGGCCGATCGCCAGGGTGAGCCCGACCGGGCCCGCCCCCACCACGCACACGTCCACGTCCGCGGACCCGGCGCGGTGGTCCCGACCGGCCCCGTCCGACGCTTCGTCGTCGACCCCGTCCCCGTCCCCGTCCGTGCCCCTGCCTGTCTCCACCCGTGTCACCCGCCCTCCGATCGAGTTCCCGATGTTCAGCGTGCGGGCGGAAGATCACCTTCAACAGGGCGTGCGGCGGGGCGCGGGGATCATGGCGACCAGGGGAGATGACTACCTGTGCGTCATCTGGTCCGTTTGCGTGACGGCAATGGAATTCAGCCGTATGCTGCACGGAGAGTCACCACCTCTGGCCGGATCATTACGCTGGGGCGCCGAGTTGTCCCCAGGTGGCGTCCATTCCGCTCCTCGTCGACCACCCCCGGAGCGTCGTCGCGGCTCGCTCACGCCACGGAGCGTGGCCAGTTCACGACACCGGCGCCGATTCCTCGGGCCGCCGGGCGAAGCGCCCCGGGGTCGTTCCCACGAGCCGCTTGAACGAGCGGCTCAGATGCGACTGGTCGTAGAAGCCGGTCGCCGCCGCCACTTCCCCCGCCGGCTGCCCGTCGAGGAGCAGACGCCGGGCACGGTCGAGCCGCCGGGCGGTCAGGTACTGGTGCGGGGCGATACCGAAGGCGCCGCTGAACGCCCGTACCAGATGGGTGGGATGGGCGTGCAGGAGCCGTGCGGCCTCGTCCAGGGTCACCCCCTGGACCAGCCGTTCGTCGAGCAGCTCGCGCAGACTCCGGGCCACGCCGGGATCGGCCGGTCGCGCGCGCGTCACCGGACCGGGCCTCAGGTGGGTGCGCAGCCGTTCGCGGATGAGGGCGAGACGGCTCTGCGCCTCCAGTTCGCCGCCCCGGTCCGCGAGCGCGGCGTGCAGCTGTCCCACGCGTCGCCGCAGCAGCGGATCGACGAGGTCGGGCCCGTCTACCGCGGCGCCGATGAAGCTCTCGTCCAGCTGGGTCAGGTCCAGATAGAGGACCCGCTTGCGGAACCCGTGAGGCGTGGCGGGCGAGCCGTTGTGCGGCACCTGCGGTGGGAGCAGGGACACCGTGTCGCCCGGAGTGCCGTGCTCACGCCGGTTCAGGTCGTAGCGGACGACGCCGTCGTCGACGATCAGCAGGGTCCACACGTCGTGGACGTGCATCGGGTACGAGTGCTCCGTGAAGCGGGCGTGGAACACCTCCACCACTCCCGGGACGTGCGGGCGCCACGCCGAAACCTCCTGCCTGGCCACCATGCAAGGAATGTACAAGACGGCTCGGCGGGGCGGTCGGCAGTCTCGGATCATGACGACCACCGACACCACACCCGTACGCTTCGACACCAAGATCGCCGTACTCCTGCGGGAGGACCTGGAGACCTGGCAGCGGCTGAACGTCACCGCGTTCCTGGTCAGCGGCCTCGGCTCCGTGGCGCCCGAGGTGATCGGCGAACCGTACGCCGACGCCGACGACACCCCGTACCTGCCGATGTTCCGCCAGCCCGTCCTGGTCTTCGAGGGCTCTGCCGAGACGCTGACCGCCGCCCACGCGCGCGTGCTCTCCCGCTCGCTCCCGAGGGCACTCTTCACGACCGATCTCTTCGCCACCGGCAACGACCGGGACAACCGCGCGGCGGTACGGGCCGTCGGGAGGGACCGGCTGGATCTCGCGGGTCTCGCCGTGTACGGGCCGCGCAACGCGGTCGACAAGGTGCTCAAGGGCGCCCGGATGCACCCCTGACGACCCGTGGTGCGCGCCGACGCCGGCCGCCCGGATCGCGAGCAGCCCGCCGGAGACGGGGAGCGGCTCGCGGAGAACGGTGAGCAGCCCGCAGAAGACGGTGACCAGCGCGCGGAATGCTGTGGGCGGCGTCAGCCCGCCGCGCGCTCCGCGCACTCCAGGAGGGTCGGGAGCGCGGCCGCCAGCGCGTCCGTGCCGTGTGCGTACGGCAGTCGGAGCCGGTCCCGGAAGCCGTCCACCGGCGAGAAGGCCGACCCCGGCACCACCGACACCCCGTGACGCCGCGCCAGCTGGGCCAGCGTCTCCGTGTCGGTGCCGGGGACCCGTACCCAGAGGGCGGGGCCTCCCGCCGGGCGTGTCCACTCCCAGTGCGGGGCCTCGGCCAGCAGGAGCGCCTCGGCCGCGTCCCGCTGCCCCCGCAGTGCGGCCCGGCGTCGCGCGCGTGCCTCCGGCAACGTGGCCAGCAGACGGACGGCGACGAGCTGGTCCACGACCGAGCAGGACAGGTCCACCGAGGTCTTGATCTTCGCCAGCCGGGCCACCACTTGCGGCGAGGAACGGACCCAGCCCACCCGCAGGCCGCCCCAGAACAGCTTCGAGAGCGTGCCGACGGTCACCGACGACCCCAGGGGCAGCCCGGCCACCAGTGGCACCGGGGTGGCCTCGTCCGGCACGGTCCCGGCCGACAGGGCCGTTCCGCGACCGGCATCCCCGTCCCCCAGGGCGAGTTCCGCGCACGCCGTGTCCTCGACCGTGAACAGCTCCTGTTCCGCGAGCACCCGCTGCCACTCCCGGCGCGCCGCACCGTCCAGGCTGCGCCCTGTCGGGTTGTGGGCCGTCGGCTGGAGGTACACGAGCCGCGGCCGCGCATGGGCGCACAGCCGCCGCAGCGCCGCCACGTCGGCCCCTTCCGTACCGCCGCCCGGACCGTCCCCGCCCACCGGGACCAGTCGGGCGCCACGCGCGCGGAGCGCCTCCAGGGCGCCCCGGTACGTGGGGTTCTCCACGACCACCGTGTCGCCCGGTTCGACCAGGGCCTGCGCCACCAGCCACACCGCCTGCTGCGAACCCGAGGTCACCAGGATCTGCCCCGCCTCCGTCGGCACCCCCGCCGCCCGGTAGTACGCGGCGATCCCCTCCCGCAAAGCCGGGATCCCGTACGGGTGGTAGCCGTCGTCCTCGAGGAGCGTGCCGAGGTCCCCGCGGGTCAGCGCCCCCACCGCGTCCCCGACCGTGCCGAGCCCCGGCAGCGCCCCGCTCGACAGGTCCGCCGTGCCGGCGGTGGCGGCGGCACGCGACCGGGCGTCGAAGCTGACCAGCCGCCCCTCCGTCACGTACCCGTCGACCGTGCCCGAGCCCCGCAGCCGGGAGCCGCTGCCCCGTACGCTCTCCAGCCATCCCTCGCTCTCCAGGAGGCCGTACGCGGCCGTCACCGTGGACCGGCTCACGCCCAGGACCAGGGCCAGTTCGCGCTGCGAGGGCAGTACGGTGCCGCCCGCCACGTCGCCGCGCCCGGCCAGCTCCCGCAGCGCGTCCGCGAGCCGCCGTGGCAGCGGTCCCGGCCCCTCCGAGGACCAGCCGGTGAGGAGTCGGGACAAACGGGTCGAAGCAATCCGGGCCATGGCATCCATCTTGCGCCACGACGCAGGCCAATCCGGCTCGACTGGTCGTTGTCGCCGCAGGTCACACGACGGAGGATCGACAGCGGCGGGACCGGGAGACGGGACCGAGGGGCGGGAACGGGAGAAAGGTGAGGGCATGGCGACCGTTGTGCTGGTCGGCACTCTGGACACCAAGGGGGAGGAGTACGCCTGGTTGCGCGAGCGCCTCCGGGAGTACGGCAGCGACGTCCTGCTCGTCGACACCGGGACCACGCCCCCACCCGCCCACGCCCCCACAGCCGACGTCACCGCCGACGTCGTCGCGCGCGCGGCGGGCCACGACCTGGCCGGGCTGCGGGCCGCCGGCGACCGCGGGGCGGCCGTCGCCGCCATGGCCCAGGGCCTCACCCGTGTCCTCGTCGACCTCTACCGCAAGGGAAAGCTGCACGCCGTGCTCGCCGCGGCAGGCAGCGGCGGCTCCGCCATCGCCGCCCAGGCCATGCGGGCCCTGCCCATCGGCGTACCGAAGGTCCTCGTCAGCACCATGGCCGGCGGCGACGTCTCCCCGTACGTCGACAGCAGCGACCTCACCCTGATGTACAGCGTCGTCGACATCTCCGGGCTCAACTCCGTCTCCTGCCAGGTCCTCGGCAACGCGGCGGCCGCCGCCGCCGGAATGGCCCGCCGCCACGAGCGAAACCACGACGAGCCCGCGGGCCGGGGACGGCCGGTCGTCGCGGCCACCATGTTCGGCGTGACGACCCCGGCCGTCGACGCGGCCCGCGCGCGGCTCGCCGAACTCGGCTACGAGGTCCTCGTCTTCCACGCCACCGGCGCGGGCGGCCGGGCCGTCGAGAAGCTGGCCAGGGACGGCATGCTCGACGGCGTCCTCGACCTCACCACGACCGAACTCGCCGACGAACTCGTCGGCGGAGTGCTCAGCGCGGGCCCGGCCCGGCTCACCGCCGCCGGTGCCATGGGCATCCCGCAGGTCGTCGCCCCCGGCGCGCTCGACATGGTCAACTTCGGACCGGCCGCGACCGTCCCCGAGCGGTTCACCGAACGACAGCTGCTCGTCCACAACGCGACGGTCACCCTG is part of the Streptomyces sp. NBC_00250 genome and harbors:
- a CDS encoding AraC family transcriptional regulator encodes the protein MVARQEVSAWRPHVPGVVEVFHARFTEHSYPMHVHDVWTLLIVDDGVVRYDLNRREHGTPGDTVSLLPPQVPHNGSPATPHGFRKRVLYLDLTQLDESFIGAAVDGPDLVDPLLRRRVGQLHAALADRGGELEAQSRLALIRERLRTHLRPGPVTRARPADPGVARSLRELLDERLVQGVTLDEAARLLHAHPTHLVRAFSGAFGIAPHQYLTARRLDRARRLLLDGQPAGEVAAATGFYDQSHLSRSFKRLVGTTPGRFARRPEESAPVS
- a CDS encoding DUF2000 domain-containing protein, whose protein sequence is MTTTDTTPVRFDTKIAVLLREDLETWQRLNVTAFLVSGLGSVAPEVIGEPYADADDTPYLPMFRQPVLVFEGSAETLTAAHARVLSRSLPRALFTTDLFATGNDRDNRAAVRAVGRDRLDLAGLAVYGPRNAVDKVLKGARMHP
- the yczR gene encoding aminotransferase-like domain-containing protein is translated as MARIASTRLSRLLTGWSSEGPGPLPRRLADALRELAGRGDVAGGTVLPSQRELALVLGVSRSTVTAAYGLLESEGWLESVRGSGSRLRGSGTVDGYVTEGRLVSFDARSRAAATAGTADLSSGALPGLGTVGDAVGALTRGDLGTLLEDDGYHPYGIPALREGIAAYYRAAGVPTEAGQILVTSGSQQAVWLVAQALVEPGDTVVVENPTYRGALEALRARGARLVPVGGDGPGGGTEGADVAALRRLCAHARPRLVYLQPTAHNPTGRSLDGAARREWQRVLAEQELFTVEDTACAELALGDGDAGRGTALSAGTVPDEATPVPLVAGLPLGSSVTVGTLSKLFWGGLRVGWVRSSPQVVARLAKIKTSVDLSCSVVDQLVAVRLLATLPEARARRRAALRGQRDAAEALLLAEAPHWEWTRPAGGPALWVRVPGTDTETLAQLARRHGVSVVPGSAFSPVDGFRDRLRLPYAHGTDALAAALPTLLECAERAAG
- a CDS encoding Tm-1-like ATP-binding domain-containing protein, encoding MATVVLVGTLDTKGEEYAWLRERLREYGSDVLLVDTGTTPPPAHAPTADVTADVVARAAGHDLAGLRAAGDRGAAVAAMAQGLTRVLVDLYRKGKLHAVLAAAGSGGSAIAAQAMRALPIGVPKVLVSTMAGGDVSPYVDSSDLTLMYSVVDISGLNSVSCQVLGNAAAAAAGMARRHERNHDEPAGRGRPVVAATMFGVTTPAVDAARARLAELGYEVLVFHATGAGGRAVEKLARDGMLDGVLDLTTTELADELVGGVLSAGPARLTAAGAMGIPQVVAPGALDMVNFGPAATVPERFTERQLLVHNATVTLMRTTAREMTELGAVMGRKLRTARGPAEVFWPLRGVSAVDVTDGPFEDPEANRAGLDALRAAVRGGEVRVHELDAHINDPSFAVAMADRLHQLISEE